One genomic region from Chthonomonas calidirosea T49 encodes:
- a CDS encoding ABC transporter permease, which produces MIRPLHPLIYFRRNPARVAPLVFVIMLAVMLVACVVTIVDSIRLTIYTLYGYNRYLTGLTPRNALDIPSDQVERIRKLPQLGALYPAHSYQVLIKTIFGKMPFPIFGLSPEGRQMLLERSHVRLIAGRMPREGQPEAAISDDVARNLKVPLGGVLANPNSLDDYTPVPIRLVGLLHGPVWLGITSKSEVDKTSPYSFIGYLAFAPNASPNAQRALDRAIERAVDHTQVRVWRFADLVHETESALSNLYLILNLAIGIIVFAIAFVCGLLANIYFSQRLPEVAMLAAIGYHRGFLLRRALGEVCLYCACGWILGGLLTIGTLWVIRAVFLAPKGLLLDIFDPTAFMFTLPLPLTIALFALATIAFRLASLDPVSIIERR; this is translated from the coding sequence ATGATACGCCCACTGCACCCGCTGATCTACTTTCGGCGTAATCCGGCGAGGGTGGCGCCTTTGGTTTTTGTGATCATGCTTGCCGTGATGCTGGTGGCTTGTGTGGTCACCATTGTCGACTCGATCCGGTTGACCATCTATACGCTTTATGGATATAATCGCTATTTAACGGGACTAACGCCTCGCAATGCCCTTGACATTCCTTCGGATCAAGTAGAGCGCATCCGCAAACTGCCCCAACTTGGGGCGCTTTATCCGGCTCACTCTTATCAGGTGCTCATTAAAACCATTTTCGGCAAAATGCCTTTTCCCATTTTTGGGCTCAGTCCAGAAGGACGCCAGATGCTTTTGGAGCGGAGCCATGTTCGGTTGATAGCAGGTCGAATGCCAAGAGAGGGGCAGCCTGAGGCGGCGATATCGGATGATGTTGCCCGTAACCTGAAAGTCCCTTTGGGCGGTGTGCTTGCCAACCCGAACTCTCTAGATGACTACACACCCGTTCCGATTCGCTTGGTAGGGCTGCTACACGGCCCGGTATGGCTTGGCATCACTTCCAAATCCGAGGTAGATAAAACGTCTCCCTACAGTTTCATTGGGTATTTGGCCTTTGCCCCGAACGCCTCACCGAACGCTCAGAGAGCCTTAGATAGGGCTATCGAGCGAGCGGTTGATCATACACAGGTGCGGGTTTGGCGCTTCGCCGATTTAGTTCATGAGACGGAGAGCGCGCTCTCTAATCTCTATCTTATTCTCAATCTGGCCATTGGCATCATCGTATTTGCCATTGCTTTCGTTTGTGGGCTTTTAGCCAACATCTATTTTTCGCAGCGCTTGCCGGAGGTTGCCATGTTGGCAGCGATAGGCTATCATCGTGGGTTCTTGCTAAGGCGGGCGCTTGGAGAGGTGTGTCTTTACTGTGCATGCGGCTGGATTTTGGGGGGCCTGCTGACGATCGGCACACTCTGGGTGATTCGTGCGGTTTTCCTTGCTCCTAAAGGCCTTCTTCTGGATATCTTCGACCCCACAGCTTTTATGTTCACGTTGCCGTTGCCCCTTACCATTGCGCTCTTCGCTTTAGCCACAATCGCCTTCCGTTTGGCGTCGTTAGACCCCGTAAGCATCATCGAGCGTCGCTAG
- a CDS encoding type II secretion system F family protein — protein MPTYTYQAKDGYGRILDGTLEAENLAVAAERLRQMGYTPTRLELLQAPAPSPTLELAGSWSAQPTPLAPLAEPEPTPDSPIQPWERGGPVAPANPVVAEPTQSVATSTISMNAPQGQRYAATIASTSYSARERGAAEHSGATKGFSLYQRFLETCIYPVWSGVFLGNMVEFYRQFAALINAGMSLYQALSALEANTKNGQLKKVIRDMKLRAERGGRLSEVMARYPWVFPPMHVAMVHAAEQGGMLDDVFRQLAEYVEHEVALRRVLRMETFYPKLVIFVAFMILGRGFLGSNMPAISELVLSGLGKAQYSLLQYLNDTLVFGLELLLPFLALVVIFRLFLFNIKGVRETYDTLKTSLPGLGKLVKTFATAKFLRTYAALYHAGFPMSETVRIAGEASGNVLLRNAALQAMSQAQWGGAVSDALYRSGFLDPVALNMLRTGEMSGNLEEILQKTADYYEQEGQVKARQWAIAVGVIVFLFVAIVVAMFIVRFYSGYAASVTSAGG, from the coding sequence ATGCCGACATATACCTATCAGGCCAAGGACGGATATGGCCGTATACTGGATGGCACTTTAGAGGCCGAAAACCTTGCGGTGGCTGCGGAGAGGCTGCGGCAGATGGGCTATACGCCAACGCGGCTGGAGCTGTTACAAGCTCCTGCACCGTCTCCAACGCTGGAACTTGCTGGTTCTTGGAGCGCTCAACCCACGCCGTTAGCGCCCCTCGCCGAGCCAGAGCCAACGCCAGACTCACCTATACAGCCCTGGGAGCGTGGCGGACCGGTGGCTCCCGCAAATCCGGTGGTTGCGGAACCGACTCAATCTGTAGCAACGTCGACGATTTCCATGAACGCCCCCCAAGGTCAGCGCTATGCGGCAACCATAGCCTCGACTTCCTATTCAGCGCGTGAGCGAGGCGCTGCAGAACACTCCGGAGCAACAAAAGGTTTTTCTCTGTATCAGAGGTTCCTGGAAACCTGCATCTATCCGGTTTGGAGCGGCGTTTTCCTGGGGAACATGGTGGAGTTTTACCGCCAATTCGCGGCGCTTATCAACGCAGGCATGTCTCTCTATCAGGCGCTAAGCGCCTTGGAGGCCAATACGAAAAATGGACAGTTAAAAAAGGTGATTCGCGACATGAAGTTGCGGGCCGAACGCGGTGGGAGACTGTCGGAGGTTATGGCGCGTTACCCATGGGTGTTTCCACCGATGCATGTGGCGATGGTACACGCTGCAGAGCAAGGGGGCATGCTTGATGACGTGTTTCGCCAGCTTGCGGAGTATGTGGAGCATGAGGTGGCGTTGCGGCGGGTGCTGCGTATGGAGACCTTCTATCCGAAACTCGTAATTTTTGTCGCTTTTATGATACTCGGCCGCGGCTTTCTGGGATCCAATATGCCGGCAATTTCCGAGCTTGTGCTGAGCGGGCTTGGCAAGGCACAGTATTCGCTGCTGCAGTATCTTAACGACACGCTCGTCTTTGGGTTGGAGTTGCTTCTGCCCTTCTTGGCGCTAGTGGTGATCTTTCGGCTTTTTCTGTTCAACATCAAGGGCGTTCGAGAGACGTACGACACCCTTAAAACGAGCTTGCCTGGGCTTGGCAAGCTGGTGAAGACGTTTGCGACGGCTAAGTTTCTCCGAACCTATGCGGCTCTCTACCACGCCGGTTTTCCTATGTCGGAGACCGTACGCATTGCCGGCGAGGCCAGCGGAAACGTTCTATTAAGAAACGCCGCCTTGCAGGCCATGAGTCAAGCCCAGTGGGGAGGAGCCGTCTCCGATGCTTTGTATCGTTCAGGGTTTCTAGATCCGGTGGCGCTGAACATGCTCCGTACCGGTGAGATGAGTGGAAATTTGGAGGAGATTCTACAGAAAACCGCCGATTATTACGAGCAAGAGGGGCAGGTTAAAGCAAGGCAATGGGCGATCGCTGTAGGGGTCATCGTGTTTCTTTTCGTGGCGATCGTGGTGGCCATGTTCATTGTCCGATTCTACAGTGGGTATGCTGCCAGTGTAACCTCTGCGGGAGGCTAA
- a CDS encoding histidine phosphatase family protein → MSEGRLRLYIVRHGQTIWNEEGRMQGHTDVPLDAEGHRQAERIADRLSALPQPLQAVWSSDLQRARVTAEVIARRFSLPVQATPLLRETMLGDWEGLTRAEIVARGDKALLEAYDRDSFHNRPPNSEPLAHVWQRMLQVLHTIRSAFPTGQVAIVGHGSSLRVLFCNALQAPMESMPRVWVDNASLSLIEEEPREPEPFARLLLLNDTSHLVK, encoded by the coding sequence GTGTCAGAAGGACGCCTGCGCCTCTATATCGTACGGCACGGCCAGACTATCTGGAATGAGGAAGGGCGCATGCAAGGGCATACCGATGTTCCGCTTGACGCAGAGGGGCATCGACAGGCGGAGCGTATAGCCGATCGTCTTTCGGCCCTTCCTCAACCTCTGCAAGCCGTTTGGTCTAGCGATCTGCAACGTGCTCGGGTGACGGCGGAGGTCATCGCACGCCGTTTCAGCTTACCCGTGCAGGCTACGCCGCTACTGAGAGAAACGATGTTGGGCGATTGGGAGGGGCTAACGCGTGCCGAGATTGTAGCCCGAGGGGATAAGGCCCTTCTTGAAGCCTACGACCGCGATTCCTTTCACAATCGCCCCCCCAACAGTGAACCACTTGCGCATGTTTGGCAGCGTATGCTACAGGTGCTACACACCATTCGCTCGGCTTTTCCTACCGGGCAGGTCGCCATCGTGGGGCATGGCAGTAGCCTGCGAGTTCTCTTTTGTAACGCATTACAAGCGCCTATGGAGTCTATGCCGCGGGTCTGGGTAGATAACGCCTCTCTGAGCCTGATAGAAGAGGAGCCGCGCGAACCCGAGCCATTTGCTCGGCTGCTTTTGCTCAACGATACGTCCCATTTAGTAAAATGA
- a CDS encoding J domain-containing protein: protein MESSSKDYYAILGVAPSADLKEIKRRYRELALRYHPDVNPTPEAARKITEINEAYDVLSDPERRSRYDTERLFMATRLQHSTPTSPKSRTTSSQKPSAPTSQPKVDFNGFGRVVQEETPSRPRQAPFASQTTTASRSARAEKFLHEAQLAFYTRRYAEAERLCRQAIALNVTLSPAHELLGDLLARRGDKENAIAAYSYAVQFNPNNYQAQAKLERLTIKERSQRARPHVTLSQSHKVSLWEALYGMEREIFLAIIAAAAAFALACVFALLYLFPGERLVADISFNLIFALIFGGFLSGLLLSLYGRLHPLSQCAQIYVSRHKKLPIAALLAFLALLWIGLSLLVYLLGATWQWVRFRKRLSRSLLMVYGCAFLLSVLFWLIYRPSGSSGGASSLTLLSAGNFLLPTLLAGWKIGDRLRLYSRISGV from the coding sequence ATGGAGAGTTCATCTAAAGACTACTACGCCATTTTAGGTGTAGCGCCTTCGGCCGATCTCAAAGAGATCAAACGGCGCTACCGCGAGTTGGCACTGCGTTATCACCCCGACGTAAATCCAACTCCGGAGGCGGCTCGGAAGATCACCGAGATCAATGAGGCCTACGACGTGCTAAGCGATCCCGAAAGGCGTTCTCGTTACGACACGGAGCGTCTGTTCATGGCCACACGTCTTCAACACTCTACTCCCACTTCCCCCAAATCTCGCACGACTTCGTCGCAAAAACCCTCCGCTCCTACCTCACAGCCGAAAGTGGATTTTAACGGCTTTGGGCGTGTGGTGCAAGAAGAGACCCCCTCACGTCCACGACAGGCACCTTTCGCTTCGCAAACAACGACCGCAAGCCGTTCGGCCAGAGCGGAGAAGTTTCTGCACGAGGCTCAGTTGGCGTTCTACACACGGCGCTATGCGGAGGCAGAACGTCTCTGTCGGCAGGCCATCGCGCTGAACGTCACGCTATCGCCCGCCCATGAGCTGCTTGGCGATCTCTTGGCACGGCGAGGCGATAAGGAAAACGCTATAGCTGCCTACTCCTACGCCGTGCAGTTTAATCCCAACAACTACCAGGCGCAAGCCAAGCTCGAGCGTCTTACCATCAAGGAGCGTTCACAGAGGGCGCGACCCCATGTGACGCTCTCGCAGTCGCATAAGGTCTCCTTGTGGGAAGCCTTATATGGCATGGAGCGCGAGATATTTTTAGCAATCATTGCAGCTGCAGCCGCTTTTGCGCTCGCTTGCGTCTTCGCCCTGCTCTATCTTTTTCCGGGCGAACGGCTGGTTGCCGACATCTCTTTTAACCTTATTTTCGCTCTGATATTCGGAGGTTTTCTCTCTGGGTTGCTGCTTTCCCTATACGGACGACTCCATCCGCTTTCTCAGTGTGCTCAAATTTACGTGAGCCGCCACAAGAAGCTGCCGATAGCGGCGCTGCTTGCTTTCTTGGCCCTTTTGTGGATCGGATTATCGCTTCTGGTCTATCTGCTGGGGGCGACGTGGCAGTGGGTTCGATTTCGCAAGCGTTTGTCGCGCTCGTTACTAATGGTGTATGGTTGCGCGTTTCTGTTGTCGGTGCTCTTTTGGCTGATCTATCGTCCCAGCGGTTCATCTGGGGGAGCCAGCTCGCTAACGCTTCTTAGTGCCGGCAACTTCCTTTTGCCAACGCTTTTGGCCGGCTGGAAGATAGGAGATCGTTTGCGCCTTTACAGCCGAATATCGGGGGTTTAA
- a CDS encoding DUF2092 domain-containing protein — translation MNLSVLRSHVELRMSKCLGVACGLAGIVLPIGCSAAPPKPAAVLQKMFDLYKNAHSLAITARTYQKSLSAQQKVATFTVVREIKATLPNRFYEHSTISGSLMPHNTNVVRIICSDGKLTTLYDSVQNVYMQQPAGPQVPPAFVFLRSIDPLLTSVDLKTARITKTLQYHGQNAYVIQVSLVLPPGVSAAVRAKVKPLELTVSQGSYRLMRIVDANQLNPTILGLDTEILDQQIGANIPESVFRFVPPKGARLLKPPAPAAGGVPSSPSKPNP, via the coding sequence ATGAACCTGTCTGTTTTGCGTTCCCATGTGGAACTAAGAATGTCTAAGTGCCTCGGTGTTGCCTGCGGCCTGGCCGGGATCGTTTTACCCATCGGCTGCTCGGCCGCACCGCCGAAACCAGCCGCCGTTTTGCAGAAGATGTTCGATCTCTACAAAAATGCGCATAGCCTTGCCATCACGGCGCGAACCTATCAAAAAAGCCTGTCGGCTCAGCAGAAAGTGGCTACTTTCACGGTGGTTCGAGAGATAAAAGCGACGCTACCCAATCGCTTCTATGAGCATTCCACCATTAGTGGCTCTCTGATGCCCCATAACACGAATGTGGTGCGCATTATCTGCTCTGATGGCAAGCTGACGACCCTTTACGATAGCGTACAGAACGTGTACATGCAACAGCCTGCAGGGCCTCAGGTGCCGCCGGCCTTTGTGTTTCTTCGTAGCATCGATCCGTTGTTGACGAGTGTTGACCTCAAAACCGCTCGAATAACGAAGACGCTACAGTATCATGGACAAAATGCCTATGTGATACAGGTAAGTTTAGTACTGCCTCCAGGTGTAAGCGCGGCAGTGCGAGCGAAGGTGAAACCTTTAGAGCTTACTGTGTCTCAGGGCAGCTACCGCTTGATGCGTATTGTGGATGCTAACCAGCTAAATCCTACCATTCTCGGGCTGGATACGGAAATTTTGGATCAGCAGATAGGGGCGAATATCCCTGAGTCGGTATTTCGATTTGTGCCCCCAAAGGGCGCGCGTCTGCTTAAGCCGCCCGCTCCTGCGGCCGGAGGTGTCCCTAGCAGCCCATCAAAACCCAATCCTTAA
- a CDS encoding glycosyltransferase family 4 protein, translated as MLAMTAAALIALLITTWLTPKVKEWAVHRGVVDHPEARRINKTPLPRAGGIAIFIGFLIAAVLAITARQLSSGKHDWTFSIFGVLVAVTAAALLGLIDDLYDLPAKWQALALIGLGLLLFLMGVRIEGVSNPFTPINGSYNPTVNWHPIGLATSIFLTIVWVFTVVKTVDAIDGVDGLAAGVCAISAATLALMSAQLHPSDGPTLQKYDGPTLALLASAIVGACIGFLRHNHHPARIIMGTVGAWVLGTALAAISILGAFKVATAVSVIVPILVLGVPIFDYVHVVTRRVLARAPLTRADKRHLHHLLLARGWSQTQVTYFLYGLTLLLCLSAYALFQIMRAH; from the coding sequence ATGTTGGCAATGACCGCCGCCGCGCTAATCGCCCTCCTTATCACCACTTGGTTAACACCGAAAGTGAAAGAGTGGGCTGTTCACCGTGGTGTGGTAGATCATCCCGAAGCGCGGCGCATTAACAAAACGCCTCTGCCGCGAGCAGGTGGTATTGCTATCTTTATTGGGTTTCTTATAGCGGCCGTGCTTGCCATTACCGCCCGCCAGCTTTCTAGTGGCAAACACGACTGGACATTCTCCATCTTCGGCGTTCTTGTTGCCGTCACCGCAGCAGCCCTCCTCGGCCTTATTGACGACCTCTACGATCTGCCAGCAAAGTGGCAAGCCCTCGCACTGATCGGCCTTGGGCTGCTCTTGTTTCTTATGGGCGTGCGCATTGAAGGGGTATCCAATCCTTTTACTCCCATCAACGGCTCTTACAACCCCACCGTCAATTGGCACCCTATCGGCTTGGCGACCTCCATTTTCCTCACCATTGTTTGGGTGTTCACCGTAGTGAAAACGGTAGATGCTATTGACGGCGTAGACGGTCTTGCCGCCGGCGTATGCGCTATTTCCGCGGCGACGTTAGCCCTTATGTCGGCACAGCTTCATCCCTCCGATGGCCCCACTCTTCAAAAGTACGACGGCCCCACGTTAGCCCTTTTGGCCTCAGCCATCGTTGGGGCCTGCATCGGTTTTCTGCGCCACAATCATCACCCTGCTCGTATCATTATGGGAACGGTAGGGGCTTGGGTGCTCGGCACAGCGCTGGCTGCCATCTCGATTCTGGGCGCCTTCAAAGTGGCGACGGCCGTTTCCGTCATCGTGCCTATTCTGGTGCTTGGCGTGCCTATTTTCGACTATGTGCATGTAGTTACCCGAAGGGTGCTTGCCCGTGCTCCTCTTACCCGAGCCGATAAACGCCATCTTCACCATCTTCTGCTGGCTCGCGGTTGGTCGCAAACTCAAGTCACCTACTTCCTTTATGGTCTCACCTTATTGCTCTGCCTCTCGGCTTATGCCCTCTTTCAGATCATGCGTGCCCACTAA
- a CDS encoding LolA family protein, which yields MVKRLSLLSGCTLLFLLALPTSANAVDLPDALRYTVNLYSNLHSYTERATVEASLQSGSTTLERFVEGIVLSAKRPNLLSMVINMSNRSAYQAVYSDGNTLTVYSSGTNQYFSIPTAPTFAQLLPLLHKRAQINFVPSPLYLFADPSLLSSFQNFRQEEDQAVDGHACRVISALAPSTPSPLGRQTVSVRWKWYIDKRTGWIWRLEGVSEPALLRVRLPGHPQPEPTKVILRIEYRILQEQIDPEIAERDFRFHPPRGATPKKGSTVPQAPQRLSK from the coding sequence ATGGTGAAGCGACTTTCTCTACTATCCGGCTGCACGCTACTGTTTTTGCTTGCGCTGCCCACTTCGGCAAACGCCGTCGATCTACCGGACGCTTTACGTTATACCGTCAATCTCTACTCGAACCTTCATAGCTACACGGAGCGGGCGACGGTTGAAGCCTCATTACAGAGCGGTAGCACCACGCTAGAACGCTTTGTGGAGGGGATCGTCCTCTCTGCCAAGCGCCCTAACCTTCTGAGCATGGTGATCAACATGTCAAACCGGTCTGCCTATCAGGCCGTCTACAGCGATGGCAACACGCTAACCGTCTACAGCTCCGGCACCAATCAGTACTTTTCTATCCCAACAGCTCCAACCTTCGCGCAACTGCTGCCCCTTCTCCATAAGAGAGCCCAGATTAACTTTGTGCCAAGTCCTCTCTATCTGTTCGCCGATCCAAGCCTGCTCTCCTCTTTTCAGAACTTCCGCCAAGAGGAGGATCAGGCAGTAGATGGCCATGCCTGTCGGGTCATTTCCGCTCTCGCTCCATCTACGCCCTCTCCTTTAGGACGCCAAACAGTATCCGTTCGCTGGAAGTGGTATATTGATAAACGAACCGGCTGGATATGGCGGCTTGAAGGGGTATCTGAGCCGGCCCTGCTGAGGGTTCGTCTGCCGGGGCATCCACAGCCTGAACCAACAAAGGTGATTTTACGTATCGAATATCGGATATTGCAGGAGCAGATAGACCCGGAGATAGCAGAAAGAGACTTCCGTTTTCATCCGCCGCGTGGGGCGACCCCGAAAAAGGGATCAACCGTTCCCCAAGCGCCGCAACGCTTGTCAAAATAA
- the rpiA gene encoding ribose-5-phosphate isomerase RpiA translates to MLDPKEVAAREAVKAVKDGMTIGIGTGSTAAFAIRAIGERVKLEGLHVRAVATSSRSREMAAEWGIPLIDLCEVEALDLTIDGADQVGPNLSLIKGGGGALLREKIVAQASRELIIICDETKRQMPFGQHPLPVAVVPFGHTLTRRRLERFCQKVLLRPKAPDSPEPYLTDDGLYIYDMHMETIADPPQLEQRLKQIVGVVEVGLFNGLASRVLFGFHDGHVEELLPEHSARL, encoded by the coding sequence TTGTTAGACCCCAAAGAGGTGGCAGCCCGCGAGGCGGTGAAAGCCGTGAAAGATGGGATGACTATTGGAATTGGAACCGGCTCAACCGCGGCTTTCGCTATTCGGGCGATCGGAGAGCGCGTTAAATTGGAGGGTCTCCATGTGCGAGCCGTCGCCACCTCCTCCCGTTCCAGGGAAATGGCCGCTGAATGGGGCATTCCTCTGATAGATCTCTGCGAGGTGGAGGCTCTAGATCTCACCATAGACGGTGCCGATCAGGTGGGACCGAATCTCTCTCTGATTAAAGGAGGCGGAGGCGCGCTCCTTCGAGAGAAGATCGTGGCGCAAGCAAGCCGTGAACTCATCATCATTTGTGACGAGACGAAACGCCAGATGCCTTTTGGTCAGCATCCCCTTCCTGTGGCCGTTGTTCCTTTTGGGCATACTCTTACACGCCGTCGCCTCGAACGATTCTGCCAGAAGGTGTTGCTACGCCCCAAAGCGCCTGACAGCCCTGAACCCTACCTTACCGACGATGGTCTCTACATCTATGACATGCACATGGAGACGATCGCCGACCCGCCTCAATTGGAACAAAGGCTTAAGCAGATCGTAGGAGTAGTAGAGGTCGGTTTGTTCAATGGGCTGGCCTCTCGCGTGCTCTTCGGCTTCCATGATGGGCACGTCGAAGAGCTCCTTCCCGAGCATTCCGCCCGTCTCTAA
- a CDS encoding N-acyl-D-amino-acid deacylase family protein, with translation MPTEPQFDIVITRGTLFDGTGAPPFQADVGILGERIVAIGDLSQAKARRIIVAKDLHVAPGFIDIHTHSDISAPFNPWQSSAIAMGVTSQVVGNCGISLGLALHDPLFAFEQRWLAAYGKSIEWSNFNEFLLYLEEQGIGTNFLPLVGHGTLRKRVMGMADRLPTEEELHAMSRLLEEALEAGAWGLSSGLEYLPSGYADVNELATLCSLVRRYNGIYATHLRNEGDTLVESVQEALEVASKAQVPLQLSHHKAEGTKNWGKTKITLAMVDRARAEGLDVQLDQYPYPAFMTSLVVQTLPRSAQQGTNEEMADRLKNAQFRCQIVHEILAAHPEWNDLEPWQNILIGVCRGKPELQGRSVAELAQEAQKHPVEYVLDLIIETEGFVSAINFSIGEEDIVRVMQHPYTAIGSDAVASQVNERSLQDQIHPRVYGTFPRVLGRYVRQQQVLSEAEAIYKMTGLPAQRMGLTDRGFLRAGCYADITIYNPQTVIDTATFEHPHAYPIGIEWVLVNGTVALENGRLTNALAGKVLRANNRESR, from the coding sequence ATGCCAACAGAGCCGCAATTCGACATCGTTATCACCCGTGGTACGCTTTTTGACGGAACCGGCGCCCCGCCTTTTCAAGCAGATGTCGGTATTCTAGGTGAGCGTATTGTAGCTATTGGCGACCTCTCGCAAGCGAAAGCACGGCGTATTATCGTCGCAAAAGATCTGCATGTGGCGCCTGGCTTTATAGATATCCACACCCATTCCGATATCTCAGCTCCTTTCAATCCGTGGCAGTCCAGCGCTATCGCCATGGGGGTCACCTCCCAAGTCGTTGGTAACTGCGGCATCTCTCTCGGCCTAGCGCTTCATGATCCTCTCTTTGCCTTTGAACAGCGCTGGCTTGCCGCCTACGGCAAGTCTATTGAATGGAGCAACTTTAACGAATTTCTCCTCTACCTGGAAGAGCAGGGCATCGGCACAAACTTTCTTCCTTTAGTCGGACATGGTACCCTTCGCAAACGTGTGATGGGTATGGCCGATAGACTTCCTACGGAGGAGGAGCTGCATGCCATGAGTCGCCTCCTTGAAGAAGCGTTGGAGGCCGGCGCTTGGGGGCTCTCCTCCGGCCTGGAGTACCTTCCCTCCGGTTACGCCGATGTGAACGAACTCGCCACTCTTTGTAGCCTTGTACGCAGATACAATGGCATCTATGCCACTCACCTCCGCAATGAAGGCGATACCCTTGTCGAATCGGTACAGGAGGCCCTGGAAGTTGCATCTAAAGCACAGGTTCCACTCCAGCTATCTCACCATAAGGCAGAGGGAACGAAAAACTGGGGCAAAACCAAGATCACCTTGGCAATGGTGGATAGAGCGCGCGCGGAAGGACTAGATGTTCAACTCGATCAGTATCCCTACCCCGCCTTCATGACCTCTTTGGTGGTGCAAACGTTACCACGTTCCGCTCAACAGGGCACCAACGAAGAGATGGCCGACCGTCTCAAAAACGCGCAATTTCGCTGTCAAATCGTTCACGAAATTCTTGCGGCCCATCCGGAATGGAACGACTTAGAGCCTTGGCAAAATATCCTTATCGGCGTCTGCCGCGGCAAACCGGAACTTCAGGGGCGCTCTGTGGCGGAGCTCGCCCAGGAAGCCCAAAAACATCCTGTCGAGTATGTACTCGATCTGATCATTGAGACCGAGGGCTTTGTAAGCGCTATCAATTTTTCGATCGGTGAAGAAGATATCGTGCGCGTTATGCAACATCCCTACACAGCCATCGGCTCCGATGCCGTCGCCTCCCAAGTAAACGAGCGTTCTTTACAAGATCAGATTCATCCTCGTGTCTACGGCACGTTTCCACGGGTACTGGGGCGCTACGTGCGCCAACAACAGGTGCTCTCTGAAGCGGAAGCTATCTACAAAATGACAGGTCTTCCGGCACAGCGAATGGGTCTTACCGATCGGGGATTTCTGCGAGCAGGTTGCTATGCAGATATCACCATCTACAATCCGCAAACGGTGATAGATACTGCTACCTTTGAACATCCCCATGCCTACCCCATCGGCATCGAATGGGTTCTGGTTAACGGCACTGTCGCTCTAGAAAACGGCAGGCTTACTAACGCCCTAGCCGGCAAGGTGCTTCGTGCCAACAACCGCGAATCCCGCTAG